One Actinomycetota bacterium DNA segment encodes these proteins:
- a CDS encoding 50S ribosomal protein L36, translating to MKVNPSVKPMCDKCKVIRRHGVVMVICENPRHKQRQG from the coding sequence GTGAAGGTTAATCCCTCAGTAAAGCCAATGTGCGATAAGTGTAAAGTCATTCGTCGTCATGGTGTCGTCATGGTTATTTGTGAGAACCCACGCCACAAGCAGCGTCAGGGTTAA
- a CDS encoding 50S ribosomal protein L6: MSRIGRLPITVPNGVEITIDGSQVSVKGPKGALSHIVAEPIEVKRTEEGQIVVERPNDERDSRALHGLTRTLISNMIVGVTDGYTKTLEISGTGYRVALAGSSLEFALGFSHPVKVDAPNGISFSVETPTRFHVSGIDKQLVGEVSANIRKLRKPDPYKAKGIRYQGEVIRRKAGKAGKK; the protein is encoded by the coding sequence ATGTCACGTATCGGCCGTTTACCAATTACCGTGCCAAATGGTGTTGAAATCACCATTGACGGTTCGCAGGTTTCAGTTAAGGGTCCAAAAGGTGCCCTATCACACATCGTTGCTGAGCCCATTGAAGTTAAGCGCACTGAAGAAGGACAAATTGTTGTCGAGCGTCCTAATGACGAGCGCGATAGTCGTGCTCTCCATGGCCTCACACGCACCCTGATTTCAAACATGATTGTTGGTGTCACCGATGGTTACACCAAGACATTGGAAATCTCAGGCACTGGTTACCGTGTTGCACTAGCCGGCAGTTCGCTTGAATTCGCCCTTGGTTTCAGCCATCCAGTGAAAGTAGATGCGCCAAATGGCATCAGCTTTAGCGTTGAGACTCCAACACGTTTTCATGTATCCGGCATCGATAAGCAGCTAGTTGGCGAAGTTTCAGCAAACATTCGCAAACTTCGCAAGCCCGATCCATACAAAGCAAAAGGTATTCGTTATCAAGGCGAAGTTATTCGCCGCAAGGCTGGAAAGGCAGGTAAGAAGTAA
- the secY gene encoding preprotein translocase subunit SecY — translation MLSAFAAAFRTPDLRKKLLFTLGIIALFRTGSVVPTPGVSYTAIQTCLAKVQDNTIYGLINLFSGGALLQLSVFALGIMPYITSSIIIQLLTVVIPRLETLKKEGQSGQAKITQYTRYLTIGLAILQSTTIITLARTKGRLFSGCDEQLVPNQTIQILLTMVVVMTAGTALIMWLGELITDRGVGNGMSILIFTSIIATFPGQLMNIFKIDGAFKFVVTLLIGFATIAAVVFVEQAQRRIPVQYAKRQIGRRSYGGTATYLPIKVNMAGVIPVIFSSSLLYLPDLVVQLSGSQAGWAQWILTYFAPGRQAYLVANFLLIVFFAYFYVSITFNPDDVSDDMKKYGGFIPGIRAGKPTSDYLAYVLNRITLPGALYLALIATIPYIAFDLLGVGQRFIFGGTSLLIMVGVGLDTVKQIESQLQQRNYEGFLK, via the coding sequence ATGCTCAGCGCATTCGCTGCGGCGTTTAGAACACCGGACCTACGTAAGAAGTTGCTCTTTACCCTAGGCATCATTGCGTTATTCCGCACTGGTTCCGTGGTCCCAACTCCTGGTGTTAGTTACACTGCAATTCAAACCTGTTTGGCGAAGGTACAGGACAACACGATTTACGGATTAATCAATCTGTTCAGCGGTGGCGCACTTTTGCAGTTGTCTGTTTTTGCTCTGGGCATCATGCCTTACATCACCTCAAGTATCATCATTCAGCTACTTACTGTGGTCATTCCCCGATTGGAAACTCTGAAAAAAGAAGGACAGTCAGGACAGGCAAAAATTACGCAGTACACACGCTACCTAACGATCGGTTTGGCAATTCTGCAGTCAACAACAATAATCACCTTGGCGCGAACGAAAGGTCGATTGTTCTCGGGCTGTGATGAACAGTTAGTCCCAAATCAGACGATCCAGATTTTGCTAACCATGGTTGTGGTCATGACGGCCGGTACCGCATTAATTATGTGGCTTGGTGAATTGATTACTGACCGTGGCGTCGGTAACGGTATGTCAATCTTGATTTTTACATCGATCATTGCTACTTTCCCCGGTCAGCTAATGAACATCTTCAAGATCGATGGCGCCTTTAAGTTTGTTGTGACTTTACTTATTGGATTTGCGACCATAGCTGCTGTGGTTTTCGTTGAACAAGCCCAACGACGGATACCAGTTCAGTATGCAAAGCGTCAGATTGGTCGTCGCTCGTACGGCGGCACAGCAACCTATTTGCCAATTAAGGTAAATATGGCTGGGGTAATTCCAGTGATTTTCTCCTCGTCACTGCTTTACCTGCCTGATTTAGTTGTTCAACTCTCTGGCTCGCAAGCAGGTTGGGCACAGTGGATTCTCACATACTTTGCACCAGGACGTCAGGCTTACTTAGTTGCTAACTTCCTATTGATTGTTTTCTTTGCCTACTTCTATGTCTCGATTACATTTAACCCAGACGATGTTTCAGATGACATGAAAAAGTACGGGGGATTCATTCCAGGAATTCGTGCCGGCAAGCCAACTTCGGATTACCTTGCCTATGTCCTGAATCGAATTACCCTGCCAGGCGCGCTTTACCTTGCTTTGATTGCAACGATTCCATACATCGCCTTTGACTTACTTGGCGTTGGCCAGAGGTTCATCTTTGGTGGCACCAGCTTGCTAATTATGGTCGGTGTCGGCCTTGATACCGTCAAGCAAATTGAGAGCCAGTTGCAGCAACGCAATTATGAAGGTTTCTTGAAGTAA
- a CDS encoding 50S ribosomal protein L5: MSTSTTEIPRLKARYRSEIVPALQAEFNFSNPMQVPGLTKIVVNMGVGEAARDSKLIEGAIRDLTAITGQKPQVTKARLSIAQFKLREGMPIGAHVTLRGDRMWEFLDRLLTLALPRIRDFRGLSAKQFDGRGNYTFGLTEQVMFHEINQDSVDRQRGMDITLVTSAANDDEGRALLKQLGFPFKEA, from the coding sequence ATGTCGACATCAACAACTGAGATTCCACGTCTTAAGGCGCGTTATCGTTCCGAGATTGTTCCTGCGCTTCAAGCAGAGTTCAACTTCTCAAACCCTATGCAGGTTCCTGGTCTTACAAAGATCGTTGTCAACATGGGAGTTGGCGAAGCTGCTCGTGACTCAAAATTAATCGAAGGTGCAATTCGCGACTTAACTGCAATCACTGGCCAGAAGCCACAGGTAACTAAGGCTCGCCTCTCGATTGCCCAGTTCAAACTTCGTGAAGGTATGCCAATCGGCGCCCATGTAACGCTTCGCGGCGATCGTATGTGGGAGTTCCTAGATCGTTTGTTAACTCTTGCATTGCCTCGAATCAGGGACTTCCGTGGTCTGTCAGCAAAGCAGTTTGATGGCCGTGGAAACTACACTTTCGGTTTGACTGAGCAAGTTATGTTTCACGAAATCAATCAGGATTCAGTTGATCGTCAGCGCGGTATGGATATCACGCTAGTTACTTCAGCTGCTAACGATGACGAAGGCCGGGCGTTGCTAAAGCAACTGGGCTTCCCATTTAAGGAGGCATAA
- a CDS encoding 50S ribosomal protein L29, with protein sequence MATTSTNDLRGLANDELISKLREAKEELFNLRFQAATGQLESHGRLRVVRKDIARVYTVMRERELGITPVESSEVSA encoded by the coding sequence ATGGCTACCACATCAACAAATGACTTGCGTGGACTTGCCAACGACGAATTGATTTCGAAGTTGCGCGAAGCCAAAGAAGAGTTATTCAATCTTCGATTCCAGGCTGCTACTGGTCAGCTTGAGAGTCATGGTCGGTTGCGAGTTGTTCGCAAGGACATCGCTCGCGTGTACACCGTTATGCGTGAACGCGAACTCGGCATCACTCCAGTTGAAAGCAGTGAGGTAAGCGCATGA
- the map gene encoding type I methionyl aminopeptidase — translation MLGRKNKIEIKSPAQIDLMRKAGLVVAETLSRLKVEAQPGVTTNDLDRIAREELKRTGADSSFLGYYGYPAVICASVNDEVVHGIPNDRALQEGDILSIDFGAIVQGWHGDAAISIEIGTCADNVVRLSAVTKAALWSGLAKAIVGNRLSDISNAIENTIRSAGDYGILEEFVGHGIGSKMHMEPSVPNFGPPGKGPELISGMAIAIEPMVTLGERHVHTLDDDWTVVTDDHSWASHWEHTVAITEDGPWVLTALDGGGQFFAANSIPSPAMSRA, via the coding sequence ATGCTCGGTCGAAAAAACAAAATTGAAATCAAGTCGCCTGCGCAAATAGACCTAATGCGCAAAGCAGGTTTGGTTGTGGCGGAAACCTTGAGCCGGTTGAAAGTAGAAGCTCAGCCAGGTGTGACGACAAATGACTTAGATCGAATTGCCCGAGAAGAGCTCAAGCGCACCGGAGCAGACTCATCATTTCTTGGCTATTACGGCTACCCAGCAGTGATTTGTGCATCAGTGAACGATGAAGTAGTCCATGGTATTCCCAACGACCGCGCACTCCAAGAGGGTGACATTCTTTCGATTGACTTCGGAGCAATTGTGCAGGGCTGGCATGGTGATGCTGCTATCTCCATTGAAATCGGAACGTGTGCCGACAATGTAGTTCGGTTGAGTGCAGTAACCAAGGCGGCGCTTTGGTCAGGACTAGCCAAAGCAATAGTCGGTAATCGACTCAGTGACATCAGTAACGCCATCGAAAATACGATTCGAAGTGCGGGCGACTACGGAATTTTAGAAGAATTTGTCGGCCACGGAATTGGTAGCAAAATGCATATGGAGCCGTCCGTACCAAACTTTGGTCCGCCTGGAAAGGGCCCCGAGTTAATTTCGGGGATGGCGATTGCAATTGAGCCAATGGTTACCCTTGGCGAACGACATGTACACACACTTGATGACGATTGGACTGTTGTAACTGACGATCATTCTTGGGCTAGTCACTGGGAACATACTGTTGCGATAACCGAAGATGGACCGTGGGTGCTTACCGCTCTAGATGGTGGCGGTCAGTTTTTCGCCGCAAACTCAATTCCTAGTCCGGCAATGTCACGCGCCTAA
- a CDS encoding 50S ribosomal protein L15: MTLKVHHLRPAPGSKTAKTRVGRGEGSKGKTAGRGTKGTKARYQVPERFEGGQMPLHMRTPKLKGFKNPFRVEFQVVNVAQLNALFPQGGDVTILDLVKAGAVRKGELVKVLGQGDITVAVNVTANAFSESAKNKIVAAGGSATTI, from the coding sequence ATGACTCTCAAGGTTCATCATCTACGTCCGGCTCCAGGTAGCAAGACTGCTAAGACTCGTGTTGGTCGTGGTGAAGGTAGCAAAGGTAAAACAGCAGGTCGCGGTACCAAAGGTACAAAGGCTCGCTATCAAGTGCCAGAGCGTTTTGAAGGTGGCCAGATGCCACTTCACATGCGCACCCCGAAGTTAAAGGGTTTCAAGAATCCATTTCGGGTTGAATTCCAGGTAGTTAATGTTGCTCAGCTCAATGCCCTGTTCCCTCAGGGTGGAGATGTGACAATCCTTGACTTGGTCAAGGCAGGCGCAGTTCGCAAGGGTGAGTTGGTCAAGGTGCTTGGCCAAGGAGACATCACTGTCGCGGTTAACGTAACTGCTAATGCATTTTCAGAGTCAGCAAAGAACAAGATCGTTGCTGCTGGCGGCTCTGCTACTACGATTTAA
- a CDS encoding 50S ribosomal protein L30 — MAAQIKVTQIKSEIGGKQNQRDSLRSLGLKRIGDSVVKDARPEILGMVNAVRHLVTVEEVK; from the coding sequence ATGGCTGCACAGATCAAAGTAACTCAGATTAAGTCTGAAATTGGTGGTAAGCAGAATCAGCGCGATTCCCTTCGCTCACTAGGTCTAAAGCGTATTGGTGATTCAGTTGTCAAGGATGCTCGTCCAGAAATCCTTGGCATGGTCAATGCGGTCCGTCATCTGGTCACTGTCGAGGAGGTCAAATAA
- a CDS encoding translation initiation factor IF-1: MAKKDGAIELEGTIIESLPNAMFRVELENGHKVLAHISGKMRMHYIRILPDDKVIVELSPYDLTRGRIVYRYK; encoded by the coding sequence ATGGCCAAAAAAGACGGCGCCATCGAACTCGAAGGCACCATCATTGAGTCACTTCCGAACGCTATGTTTCGGGTAGAACTTGAAAATGGTCACAAAGTTCTTGCACACATTTCAGGCAAGATGCGGATGCACTACATCCGGATTTTGCCAGACGACAAAGTGATTGTGGAACTGTCTCCATACGATCTGACTCGTGGACGAATTGTGTATCGGTACAAGTAA
- a CDS encoding 30S ribosomal protein S17, with product MSESVERGDRKVREGLVISDKMDKTIVVAVEDRFKHPLYGKVVRRTSKLKAHDETNSAGIGDRVLLMETRPLSATKRWRMVEILEKAK from the coding sequence ATGAGCGAATCAGTAGAGCGTGGCGACCGCAAGGTCCGCGAAGGTCTAGTTATCAGCGACAAGATGGACAAAACCATCGTGGTAGCTGTTGAAGACCGGTTCAAGCATCCGCTGTACGGCAAAGTTGTTCGTCGCACTAGCAAGTTGAAGGCGCACGACGAAACCAACAGTGCTGGAATCGGCGATCGCGTTTTGTTAATGGAAACTCGTCCACTAAGTGCAACTAAGCGTTGGCGCATGGTCGAGATTCTCGAGAAGGCCAAGTAA
- a CDS encoding 50S ribosomal protein L14, producing MIQQESRLRVADNTGAKEILVIRVLGGSARRYAGIGDIVVATVKDAIPGGNVKKGDVVKAVVVRTTKERRRPDGSYIKFDENAAVILKADGEPRGTRIFGPVGRELRDKKFMKIISLAPEVL from the coding sequence GTGATTCAGCAAGAGTCGCGACTTCGCGTTGCCGACAACACGGGAGCCAAGGAAATCTTGGTTATCCGCGTGTTAGGTGGTTCAGCGCGTCGCTACGCCGGAATTGGTGACATTGTTGTTGCCACCGTTAAGGATGCAATTCCTGGCGGCAACGTAAAGAAAGGTGACGTCGTTAAGGCAGTTGTCGTTCGCACAACCAAAGAACGTCGTCGTCCAGATGGTTCTTACATCAAGTTTGACGAAAACGCAGCCGTGATTTTGAAGGCCGACGGTGAACCACGCGGCACCCGTATCTTCGGCCCAGTTGGTCGTGAGCTTCGCGATAAGAAATTCATGAAGATTATTTCTCTAGCACCGGAGGTTTTGTAA
- a CDS encoding adenylate kinase, with amino-acid sequence MRLLIMGPPGAGKGTQAAVIAKEFNIAHISTGDLFRANLSQGTPLGLEAKKYMDAGEYVPDSVTNDMVRDRLSGDDIANGFLLDGYPRTVAQVAELDQMLGDSGLNKVLVLTADTEEVVGRLLNRSLQQGRTDDTEEVIRRRLEVYEEQTAPLIDLYSKRGILVSVNGLGSVSEVSGRIRSVLSA; translated from the coding sequence ATGCGTTTGCTCATTATGGGCCCGCCCGGAGCAGGAAAAGGTACGCAAGCGGCCGTTATCGCTAAAGAATTTAATATTGCCCACATCTCAACAGGCGATTTATTCCGGGCGAACTTGTCACAAGGAACTCCACTGGGACTTGAGGCAAAGAAGTATATGGATGCTGGCGAATATGTTCCAGATTCAGTAACAAATGACATGGTGCGCGATCGACTTTCAGGCGATGACATCGCAAATGGATTTTTACTTGATGGGTACCCACGAACTGTGGCCCAAGTTGCTGAACTAGACCAGATGCTCGGTGACTCAGGTTTGAATAAGGTCCTAGTGCTAACCGCGGACACCGAAGAAGTTGTTGGCCGACTCCTAAATCGCTCATTACAACAAGGTCGTACTGATGACACCGAAGAGGTAATTCGACGACGACTTGAAGTTTATGAGGAGCAAACCGCACCACTAATTGATCTCTACTCAAAGCGGGGGATTTTAGTCTCGGTAAATGGACTGGGTTCAGTTTCTGAGGTTTCCGGCCGAATCCGTTCAGTACTAAGCGCGTAA
- a CDS encoding 30S ribosomal protein S13 — protein sequence MARLVGVDLPREKRLEIALTYIYGIGPTRADEILAATGISPDLRVKDLTDEQLVPLREYIEANFKIEGDLRREVQADIRRKVEIGSYQGIRHRRGMPVRGQRTHTNARTRKGPKKTVAGKKKATK from the coding sequence ATGGCACGCCTTGTTGGTGTTGATTTACCACGCGAAAAGCGTCTAGAGATCGCACTTACTTACATTTATGGCATTGGCCCTACTCGCGCGGATGAAATCCTCGCGGCTACCGGCATCAGCCCAGATTTGCGCGTCAAGGATTTAACTGACGAGCAGCTAGTCCCACTTCGTGAATACATCGAAGCAAACTTCAAAATCGAAGGTGACCTTCGCCGTGAAGTTCAAGCTGACATCCGTCGCAAAGTTGAGATTGGTTCTTATCAAGGAATCCGTCATCGTCGTGGCATGCCTGTCCGTGGACAGCGCACCCACACAAATGCCCGTACCCGTAAAGGTCCAAAGAAGACCGTGGCTGGAAAGAAGAAGGCGACTAAGTAG
- a CDS encoding 50S ribosomal protein L18, with the protein MSVVAKLGSGNKKAVARKRRHSRVRKKVNGTAARPRLVITRSARHVFVQVVDDSIGQTLACASTMEKDLRVASAAKADKAREVGKLVATRAKAAGIDTVVFDRGGHKYHGRVAALADGAREGGLEF; encoded by the coding sequence ATGTCTGTCGTCGCCAAATTAGGTTCAGGCAATAAGAAAGCTGTTGCCCGCAAACGTCGTCATTCTCGTGTTCGCAAGAAAGTGAATGGCACTGCAGCGAGGCCACGCTTGGTCATCACCCGCTCTGCTCGCCACGTTTTCGTGCAGGTCGTTGATGATTCAATTGGTCAAACTTTAGCTTGCGCTTCCACCATGGAAAAGGATTTGCGAGTAGCTTCTGCCGCAAAAGCTGACAAGGCTCGCGAGGTGGGCAAACTAGTTGCCACCCGCGCGAAAGCTGCCGGCATCGATACCGTGGTTTTTGACCGCGGTGGACACAAGTATCACGGTCGCGTTGCGGCCCTAGCAGATGGCGCCCGCGAGGGCGGCCTAGAGTTCTAG
- a CDS encoding 50S ribosomal protein L24 produces the protein MKIKSGDEVLVIAGKDKGVRGTVLSVDAEANKVIVEGVNRIKRHVRQTTTARGAVVGGIETVEAPIHVSNVQLIVDGKPTRVGARRDEVTKTRADGTTYEGSRGVRVARRTGKDI, from the coding sequence ATGAAAATCAAATCTGGTGATGAAGTTCTAGTAATTGCAGGCAAGGACAAAGGCGTTCGCGGCACTGTTCTTTCAGTAGATGCAGAAGCTAACAAGGTAATTGTTGAGGGCGTAAACCGCATTAAGCGTCACGTCCGTCAAACAACCACTGCTCGTGGCGCGGTTGTTGGTGGCATCGAAACTGTTGAAGCTCCAATTCATGTTTCAAATGTGCAGCTAATCGTTGATGGCAAACCCACTCGTGTCGGTGCGCGCCGCGACGAGGTAACCAAGACTCGCGCTGATGGAACAACTTACGAAGGTTCTCGTGGCGTTCGCGTTGCTCGTCGCACTGGAAAGGACATCTAA
- a CDS encoding 30S ribosomal protein S5, whose product MAGNQRGEGRENDRRDRRDGDRRGAAPAEKSPFIERVVTINRVSKVVKGGRRFSFTALVIVGDGNGKVGVGYGKAKEVPAAIAKGVEEAKKNFFDVPRIQSTIPHPVQGEAAAGVVMLRPAAPGTGVIAGGPVRAVLECAGIHDVLSKSLGSDNAINIVHATVAALQLLERPEQVAARRGLPVEDVAPAALLRANAEKVGA is encoded by the coding sequence ATGGCCGGAAATCAGCGTGGCGAAGGTCGGGAAAACGACCGTCGTGACCGTCGTGATGGCGATCGCCGTGGGGCAGCCCCTGCGGAAAAGAGTCCATTTATTGAGCGTGTTGTAACCATCAACCGTGTGTCCAAAGTAGTCAAGGGCGGTCGTCGCTTTAGCTTTACTGCCCTAGTCATCGTTGGTGATGGCAATGGAAAAGTTGGTGTTGGGTACGGTAAGGCAAAAGAGGTACCTGCTGCCATTGCTAAAGGTGTAGAAGAAGCAAAGAAGAACTTCTTTGATGTTCCGCGTATCCAAAGCACAATTCCACATCCAGTACAGGGCGAAGCTGCAGCAGGTGTTGTCATGCTGCGACCAGCTGCTCCTGGTACGGGTGTGATTGCTGGTGGACCAGTGCGTGCGGTACTTGAATGCGCCGGCATCCATGATGTTTTGAGTAAGTCACTTGGCTCAGACAATGCAATCAACATTGTGCACGCAACTGTCGCGGCGCTTCAGTTACTTGAACGCCCAGAGCAGGTTGCTGCCCGACGTGGATTGCCAGTTGAAGATGTTGCTCCAGCAGCACTACTTCGAGCAAATGCTGAAAAGGTTGGTGCGTAA
- a CDS encoding type Z 30S ribosomal protein S14 translates to MAKTGLRNQAERTPKFKVRGYTRCQRCGRPHAVYRKFGLCRVCFREMAHRGELPGITKSSW, encoded by the coding sequence ATGGCAAAAACTGGTCTACGCAATCAAGCAGAACGCACTCCGAAATTCAAAGTGCGTGGTTACACCCGATGCCAGCGTTGTGGACGTCCACATGCTGTATATCGCAAATTCGGCCTTTGCCGCGTGTGCTTCCGTGAAATGGCACATCGTGGTGAACTTCCCGGCATTACAAAGAGTTCCTGGTAA
- a CDS encoding 30S ribosomal protein S8, whose translation MTMTDPIADMLTRVRNANSAHKESVSMPHSKIKEHIAEILKREGYIADFSVADELVGKSLNIALKYGPNREKSIAGVRRVSKPGLRVYAKSTALPRVLGGLGVAIISTSSGLLTDRQCESKGVGGEVLAYVW comes from the coding sequence ATGACAATGACCGATCCGATTGCGGACATGCTAACGCGTGTGCGCAATGCTAACTCGGCTCACAAAGAGTCGGTATCTATGCCGCACTCCAAGATTAAAGAGCATATTGCTGAGATCTTGAAGCGTGAAGGTTACATTGCTGATTTCAGTGTTGCTGATGAATTAGTCGGCAAGAGTCTGAACATTGCACTCAAGTATGGACCAAACCGCGAAAAATCAATCGCTGGTGTTCGTCGTGTGTCAAAACCTGGTCTGCGGGTTTATGCAAAGAGCACTGCATTACCTCGCGTACTTGGCGGACTTGGTGTGGCAATCATCTCTACTTCAAGTGGCCTATTAACTGATCGTCAGTGCGAATCGAAAGGTGTAGGTGGGGAAGTCCTCGCCTACGTCTGGTAA
- a CDS encoding two pore domain potassium channel family protein: protein MAKKLADLSKPELRSEITKSVFVVFAFSAVSIAIFFTIPYDGMVRSNQAVLRLIVGLGLLALVVVLLVRRIRSAPLPQLKALEALVVVLMKFICLFAGTYLMVSHFDSSAFDEPLTHVSALYFTVVTFGTVGFGDIVAQSDFARLLVSVQIILDFVFIAAILRALIAVAQQSLQLAQDG, encoded by the coding sequence GTGGCTAAAAAACTTGCAGATCTGTCTAAACCAGAACTGCGTAGTGAAATTACTAAATCAGTGTTTGTTGTCTTTGCATTCAGTGCAGTTTCGATTGCGATTTTTTTTACTATTCCGTATGACGGCATGGTTAGAAGTAATCAAGCCGTGCTTCGTCTAATTGTCGGACTTGGATTACTTGCACTAGTTGTTGTGCTTTTAGTTCGAAGAATCAGAAGTGCGCCACTTCCGCAGCTAAAGGCACTAGAAGCCCTTGTCGTTGTGCTGATGAAATTTATCTGTTTATTTGCTGGCACCTATCTAATGGTTTCGCATTTTGATTCGTCTGCATTTGATGAGCCGCTCACACATGTCTCTGCTCTTTACTTCACCGTAGTAACTTTTGGCACAGTTGGATTTGGCGACATAGTTGCGCAGTCTGATTTTGCCAGACTGCTAGTGAGTGTCCAGATCATCCTTGACTTCGTGTTCATTGCCGCGATTTTGCGTGCACTCATTGCGGTTGCCCAGCAGAGTTTACAATTAGCTCAAGACGGGTAA